A single region of the Ziziphus jujuba cultivar Dongzao chromosome 10, ASM3175591v1 genome encodes:
- the LOC107411591 gene encoding root phototropism protein 2 has product MASSSVMNNHNRLSIAMERTGQWVFSQEIPTDVLIEVGEANFSLHKFMLVAKSNHIRKLIVESKEPDLTRIDLSGIPGGPEIFEKAAKFCYGVNFEITVHNVAALRCAAEYLQMTDKYCDNNLAGRTEDFLSQVALSSLSGAIVVLKSCEDLLPMAEDLKIVQRCVEVASSKACNEANFPSRSPPNWWTEELSILDIEVFGRIISGMRKRGAKALIVASALITYAERSLRDLVRDHSGNGANSSDLVESDVRIRQKEILESIVALLPSEKAAFPINFLCCLLRSAIFLKASDNCKNELEKRISIILEHVTVDDLLVLSFTYDGERLFDLDSVRRILAGFVEKEKNMAVFNAGDFREVCSTAMHRVAKTVDAYLGEIATYTELSISKFNGIANLVPKGARKVDDDLYRAIDIYLKAHPNLDEIEREKVCSVMDALKLSYEARVHASQNKRLPVQIVLHALYYDQLKLRSGVEDRNMQEAVTTKSQLQTDVSLVRENEALRSELVRMKLYISDLQKSAPGGITGTSSKSVPKKPRFFSSMSKTLGKLNPFKHGSKDTSNIDDGVDINKPRRRRFSIS; this is encoded by the exons ATGGCTTCTAGTTCTGTCATGAACAACCACAACAGGCTCTCTATTGCCATGGAGAGAACCGGCCAATG GGTTTTCTCGCAAGAAATTCCAACTGACGTTTTGATCGAAGTTGGTGAAGCAAATTTCTCTCTGCACAAA TTCATGCTCGTAGCGAAGAGCAACCACATAAGGAAACTGATAGTGGAATCCAAAGAGCCTGATCTAACAAGGATTGATCTCTCGGGTATTCCTGGAGGCCCAGAGATCTTCGAGAAAGCAGCTAAATTCTGCTATGGTGTTAACTTCGAAATTACGGTACACAACGTAGCAGCTCTTCGTTGCGCTGCGGAGTATCTGCAAATGACCGATAAGTACTGCGATAACAATCTCGCTGGCCGTACAGAAGATTTCCTTTCTCAAGTGGCTTTGTCTAGCCTCTCCGGCGCCATTGTGGTGCTCAAGTCTTGTGAAGATCTTCTTCCCATGGCAGAAGACCTCAAAATCGTACAGAGATGTGTAGAAGTTGCTAGCAGTAAG GCCTGTAACGAAGCGAACTTTCCGAGCCGCTCGCCACCGAACTGGTGGACGGAGGAGCTTTCGATCTTGGACATCGAGGTGTTCGGGAGAATCATTTCCGGGATGAGGAAACGCGGCGCGAAAGCTTTGATCGTAGCAAGTGCTCTGATAACGTACGCTGAGAGATCGCTTCGAGATCTAGTCCGAGATCACTCCGGCAACGGTGCGAATTCTTCGGATCTAGTTGAATCTGACGTCAGAATCCGGCAAAAGGAGATTCTAGAGTCTATCGTCGCTCTTTTACCCTCGGAGAAAGCCGCTTTTCCAATCAATTTCCTCTGCTGCCTTCTTCGCTCTGCGATTTTCCTCAAAGCCTCGGATAACTGTAAGAACGAGCTCGAGAAGCGGATCTCGATCATCTTGGAGCACGTGACCGTCGATGATCTGCTGGTGTTGTCTTTCACCTACGACGGCGAGAGGCTTTTCGACCTCGACAGCGTGAGGAGGATCCTCGCCGGGTTTGTGGAGAAGGAGAAAAACATGGCGGTTTTCAACGCCGGCGATTTCAGAGAGGTCTGTTCCACCGCGATGCACAGGGTTGCGAAGACCGTCGACGCCTACCTCGGCGAGATCGCGACGTACACAGAGCTAAGCATCTCCAAATTCAACGGCATCGCCAATCTAGTCCCGAAAGGTGCACGCAAAGTCGACGACGATCTCTACCGAGCCATTGACATCTACTTGAAG GCTCATCCAAACCTCgatgagatagagagagagaaggttTGCAGCGTAATGGACGCACTTAAGCTGTCGTACGAAGCACGTGTCCACGCGTCGCAAAACAAGCGGTTGCCCGTGCAGATTGTACTTCACGCGCTCTATTACGATCAGCTTAAGCTGAGGAGCGGAGTAGAAGATCGAAATATGCAAGAAGCGGTGACGACGAAGAGTCAGTTACAGACCGACGTGTCGTTGGTGAGAGAGAACGAGGCTTTAAGGTCGGAGCTGGTGAGGATGAAGCTTTACATTTCGGACTTGCAAAAGAGCGCGCCAGGTGGCATCACCGGTACGTCATCAAAAAGTGTGCCGAAAAAGCCCAGGTTCTTCTCGTCAATGTCCAAGACTCTGGGGAAGTTGAATCCGTTCAAGCACGGGTCCAAAGACACTTCTAACATCGATGATGGTGTAGATATTAACAAGCCCAGAAGAAGAAGGTTCTCAATATCTTAA